ACATTTCATGGTTCACTTCATATCCTAACGAACGGAGATATTGGATGGTGAAAATCGCCGTGGTTCGGGTGTTTCCCTCTCTGAAAGCGTGGATTTGCCAGATGCCTGAAATGAATTTGGCAATATGCTCAATCTTCTCATCATCCGTCAGACCTTTATATGAGAAGTTCTTCTCCTGCTCAATATCCCAATCCAATGCTCTTCGCAAATCTTCCCAATTCAGGTAGTTTACGGAATCTCCTTCGAGCACCCATTCTTTCTTGGAAATGTCGTATTGGCGGATTTCTCCTGCGTGCTTGAATACTCCCTGGAAAATTCTTCGATGCAGGGAGACATAACCGTTGGTATTGAAGGCAAAGGTCTTGCTGGCGAGAATCTTCGCGATGTTGGCTGAAACCTTATCTGCCTCTTCCTCGTCTTCATCCTTAGGTGTACGGACCGTTTTGCTCTGATAGTAAGAGTCAATCAGTTTTCTGGTTTCATCCAGAGAGATTTCTCCTTCGATGTTTCGCTTAGCCACATCTATGAGATACGCCGATGGTTGCAGTCCATCTACAGCCTGCAATCCGATAGCCGTCTTCCAGTTCTCGGCGCTTTCCTTCTGCGAAGGTTCTCCTTGTCGGAGATACTCATCGAAGGATGCGAACTCGTTGATATTATCTTTATTCATAGATGTAATGCTTGATATTTAACTTTGCAATTTGGACTCCCTTGC
This Segatella copri DSM 18205 DNA region includes the following protein-coding sequences:
- a CDS encoding Fic family protein — encoded protein: MNKDNINEFASFDEYLRQGEPSQKESAENWKTAIGLQAVDGLQPSAYLIDVAKRNIEGEISLDETRKLIDSYYQSKTVRTPKDEDEEEADKVSANIAKILASKTFAFNTNGYVSLHRRIFQGVFKHAGEIRQYDISKKEWVLEGDSVNYLNWEDLRRALDWDIEQEKNFSYKGLTDDEKIEHIAKFISGIWQIHAFREGNTRTTAIFTIQYLRSLGYEVNHEMFAKHSWYFRNALVRANYRNIQKGIDYSPIYLVRFFRNLLLKDSWVLKNRYLHIRPTDDWKEQPRIGIPQVPRKLSSSTPQVPHKFSQHVETLILSFNDEYMTSAEIMGAIGLKDRKSFSELYLNAALSEKAIERKYPNTPRHPRQQYRMTEQAKTWKEWYEKKNK